The Virgibacillus dokdonensis genome includes a window with the following:
- a CDS encoding sensor histidine kinase → MGLFFGRISLFSCLWLMLILFDSNYIPFSISLFAVSFAFFCLLSLQKHHIYFYVVLSVIAILHMWTVGTEQFYIITYLYFLVVDATFRLQGYLLKGYLIINFVISILYTILIKDYIIEVILLHILFVSLILVGNRIFTERQELRQMYEQLLGEFRKNKRMNASADREARLEERTNIARDIHDSVGHRLTALMMKIEILSIQNKERDYEELKIMAKEALKETREAVKALHQEEIQGVASVVQLIRKLEAESQLMVKFTMKQGVLSVALTNKQSITLYRAIQEALTNVMRHSSYREVQVELGKSAVDDVTFEIRNRILQARQFVVGFGLTNMRKRIEEIHGKLHIYQTEQHFVVVGTIPCVVKEIEKHVANSSC, encoded by the coding sequence GTGGGGTTATTTTTTGGAAGGATTAGCTTGTTTAGTTGTTTATGGCTTATGCTTATTTTGTTTGATAGTAATTATATACCGTTTAGCATTAGTTTATTTGCAGTTTCTTTTGCCTTTTTTTGCTTATTATCGTTACAAAAGCATCATATCTATTTCTATGTTGTCTTGTCTGTTATTGCAATTCTACACATGTGGACAGTAGGGACTGAGCAATTTTATATCATCACTTATCTTTATTTTCTCGTTGTCGATGCTACTTTTAGGTTACAAGGATATTTATTAAAAGGCTATCTCATCATTAATTTTGTGATTTCCATTTTGTACACGATTTTAATAAAAGATTACATAATTGAAGTAATATTATTACATATTCTTTTTGTCAGTTTAATTTTAGTCGGTAATAGAATTTTTACAGAAAGGCAAGAGCTAAGGCAAATGTATGAGCAACTACTTGGCGAATTTCGAAAAAACAAACGAATGAATGCTTCAGCTGATCGAGAGGCGAGATTAGAGGAAAGGACAAATATTGCTCGCGACATTCATGATTCTGTCGGACACCGCTTAACAGCGCTTATGATGAAAATAGAAATTTTATCCATTCAAAATAAGGAACGTGACTATGAAGAGTTAAAAATAATGGCCAAAGAAGCTTTAAAAGAAACAAGAGAGGCTGTAAAGGCTTTACACCAGGAAGAGATTCAGGGTGTAGCATCTGTTGTTCAACTTATTCGAAAGTTAGAAGCAGAAAGTCAGCTAATGGTGAAGTTTACGATGAAGCAAGGTGTTCTATCAGTTGCGCTTACAAATAAGCAAAGTATTACTTTATATCGAGCGATACAAGAAGCTTTAACAAATGTCATGCGGCATTCCTCTTATCGAGAAGTACAAGTAGAGTTAGGAAAATCGGCAGTGGATGATGTCACTTTTGAGATTAGAAACCGAATTTTACAGGCTAGACAGTTTGTTGTTGGGTTTGGGTTAACAAACATGCGAAAACGAATAGAGGAGATACATGGTAAATTACATATTTATCAAACAGAGCAGCATTTTGTAGTTGTAGGAACTATTCCATGCGTTGTAAAGGAGATTGAAAAGCATGTGGCGAATTCTAGTTGTTGA
- a CDS encoding response regulator transcription factor, translating into MWRILVVEDQAIVRQGLKVILQQDEQISVPFEAANGKEAIKIVEQHVVDLVMMDVRMPVMNGIEATRIIKQMNPSVKILILTTFNDDDYVLSALKEGAEGFLLKTTESKKLIDAVHSCMRGGMTIHEEVAAKVMPRLLKGTEQNKTELDVPLSERELLITRLVGEGKTNKEIAQTLHLSLGTIKNHLTQILQKTNLRDRTQLAIFAVKHHLTM; encoded by the coding sequence ATGTGGCGAATTCTAGTTGTTGAAGATCAAGCTATTGTTCGGCAAGGTTTAAAAGTAATTTTACAGCAAGATGAGCAAATTAGCGTACCGTTTGAAGCTGCGAATGGAAAAGAAGCAATTAAAATTGTTGAACAACATGTTGTTGACTTAGTAATGATGGATGTTAGAATGCCGGTCATGAATGGTATTGAAGCTACTCGGATTATTAAACAAATGAACCCCTCTGTAAAAATTCTCATCTTAACAACGTTTAATGATGATGACTATGTTTTATCAGCTTTAAAAGAAGGGGCAGAAGGCTTTTTGCTTAAAACTACAGAGTCAAAAAAGTTGATTGATGCAGTACATAGCTGTATGCGTGGTGGAATGACGATTCATGAAGAGGTAGCTGCTAAAGTGATGCCGCGTTTACTAAAAGGTACAGAACAAAACAAGACAGAATTAGACGTTCCTTTATCAGAGCGAGAATTACTCATTACCAGATTAGTAGGGGAAGGAAAAACAAACAAGGAAATAGCTCAAACATTACATTTGTCTCTTGGGACGATAAAAAACCATTTGACACAAATTTTACAAAAAACTAACTTACGAGATCGGACGCAACTTGCTATTTTCGCTGTGAAACATCACTTAACGATGTAA
- a CDS encoding ABC-2 transporter permease, whose translation MIGQIIKKQFLLLWRSPVELLLLLALPVVLIVILGSALGNFMDGDSPGMHAKVAMIEHSSEREQFEKFKRDFETDLGLTEDTVANIEKRLPIQTLKTIFHTKEISKMMELEEISVEEKSKILQEDTYTAVIEVPEDFSYQYLSYILLDRKQAPQLQLYENEEKQLSAGAIQSIIKSFQQQLTLESLLEEKGMEQNEADLSTISVEGQQKNLEQRKSITAKEYYTVGMAVMNALFVASTIGLIAFREKQSFVFARIILANMSKWTYFTGVLCSAVIFSLIQLLVIYGFAWLIFDVTWGDLTAFIVITIAFSIAVGGITVLLTAISYRMHSETVTNLFSSVIVSILALVGGSFFPIGENVQVIELIGNFTPNGSGMSAYLAILRGESIGKIGNHILFLSVFGFAMIMIAAMTFPKRGKMV comes from the coding sequence ATGATTGGGCAAATTATTAAAAAACAATTCCTTCTATTATGGAGAAGTCCTGTAGAGCTGTTGTTACTTCTCGCTTTACCAGTTGTTCTTATTGTAATTTTAGGGTCAGCTTTAGGGAACTTTATGGATGGAGACTCGCCAGGTATGCATGCGAAAGTCGCTATGATAGAGCACAGTTCAGAAAGGGAGCAATTTGAAAAATTTAAACGTGATTTTGAAACGGACCTGGGATTGACGGAGGACACAGTAGCAAACATAGAAAAACGTTTACCTATTCAAACGTTAAAAACAATTTTTCATACAAAAGAGATTTCGAAAATGATGGAGTTAGAAGAAATTAGTGTGGAAGAAAAAAGTAAAATATTGCAGGAGGACACGTATACTGCAGTTATTGAAGTTCCAGAAGATTTTTCCTATCAATACCTTTCATATATTTTGTTAGATCGTAAGCAGGCTCCACAGTTACAACTGTATGAAAACGAAGAGAAACAACTTAGTGCAGGAGCTATTCAAAGTATTATTAAAAGCTTTCAACAACAGCTTACTTTAGAGTCATTACTTGAAGAAAAAGGAATGGAGCAAAACGAGGCAGATTTATCTACTATATCTGTTGAAGGCCAACAAAAAAATCTTGAGCAGAGAAAATCTATAACGGCAAAAGAATATTACACTGTTGGTATGGCTGTAATGAATGCACTATTTGTTGCTTCAACAATTGGGCTTATAGCATTTCGGGAAAAGCAAAGCTTTGTGTTTGCGCGCATTATTTTAGCTAATATGTCAAAATGGACCTATTTTACAGGTGTCCTATGTTCAGCTGTGATTTTTTCGCTCATTCAATTACTCGTTATTTACGGTTTTGCTTGGCTTATCTTTGATGTAACATGGGGTGATTTAACAGCTTTTATCGTAATAACGATTGCATTTTCCATTGCGGTTGGAGGTATTACTGTCTTATTAACAGCAATTAGTTATCGAATGCATTCCGAAACGGTAACCAATTTATTTTCAAGTGTCATTGTGTCCATACTCGCTTTAGTTGGAGGTAGCTTTTTTCCAATCGGAGAAAATGTTCAAGTCATTGAACTGATTGGTAATTTTACTCCTAATGGATCAGGAATGTCAGCCTATTTAGCAATATTAAGAGGGGAATCTATTGGAAAAATCGGTAATCATATTTTATTTCTTTCTGTTTTTGGTTTCGCCATGATTATGATTGCTGCAATGACATTTCCTAAAAGGGGGAAAATGGTATGA
- a CDS encoding ABC transporter permease: MTAILLAKLKHLLRNPWTFLGFTGICIVFALIMGLTGFESRASVPVVIADEEVTGSSILTTLNDEESISFKEMEEDALIQSVKEGKAEVGAILKKDTYELIVGVESTTVTSLDNMMRQAYTEYGQRQKIIDHIGDLKQTENAALQKEIDEALKNPVFSVTTSNFTTGQEMMYDPIYQFLFGFSLFFVIYTVAYNVLPILIEKQEGVWDRLILSPVKKWKMYAGNMIYSFCIGYLQILIIFSFFYFVFGVDFNGECKIFCVNRNTN, from the coding sequence ATGACAGCAATCTTACTTGCTAAGCTAAAACATCTTTTACGTAATCCATGGACGTTTCTCGGTTTTACTGGAATATGTATTGTGTTTGCGCTTATTATGGGACTAACTGGTTTTGAGAGTCGAGCTAGTGTTCCCGTAGTAATTGCGGACGAGGAAGTAACAGGTTCTTCTATCCTTACAACATTGAATGATGAAGAAAGCATTTCCTTTAAAGAGATGGAAGAAGATGCATTGATTCAATCTGTGAAGGAAGGAAAAGCAGAAGTTGGCGCCATACTAAAGAAAGACACATATGAGTTAATCGTAGGTGTAGAATCAACAACGGTTACGTCCTTGGACAATATGATGCGTCAAGCTTATACAGAATATGGACAACGGCAAAAAATAATAGATCATATAGGTGATTTAAAACAAACGGAGAATGCTGCGTTGCAAAAGGAAATTGACGAAGCTTTAAAAAATCCCGTTTTCTCTGTTACTACAAGCAATTTTACTACTGGTCAGGAGATGATGTACGATCCAATTTATCAGTTTTTATTTGGCTTTAGTTTGTTTTTCGTTATTTATACGGTTGCTTATAATGTATTACCAATTCTTATTGAAAAGCAGGAAGGAGTTTGGGATCGGCTTATTTTATCTCCAGTTAAGAAATGGAAAATGTACGCTGGAAATATGATTTACAGCTTTTGTATAGGGTACTTGCAAATATTGATTATATTTTCGTTTTTCTATTTTGTTTTTGGTGTTGACTTTAATGGAGAGTGTAAAATATTTTGTGTAAATAGAAATACCAATTAA
- a CDS encoding IS256 family transposase, producing the protein MNHLTTDLIEALAKKQDIEEVFRRHLEEAINQLLKHELTVFLDYEPYERKGVHSGNSRNGFYDRTFKTEYGELQLRIPRDRNGEFQQQTVAPYKRSNDTLEQFVIHLYEKGITTDEIAHLIERMYGHHYTKQTVSNLTKLVAEDVQAFHERKLENRYACIYLDATQIPIRRNTVEKESVYIAIGITEDGIKEVLDFTIAPTESAHVWEELMQELYQRGVADVLLFISDGLTGMTDAIHRVYPKAKHQVCCVHVARNIAKKVRVKDRAEILSDFKTVYHAIDKKEALQALEQFQSKWEKTYPRVIDAVVKNEQLLTFYEFPASIRRSIYSTNLIEAFNKEIKRYVKRKEQFPNKEALERFLVTRFLEYNHKFSMRCHRGFDQAKSELVALFESLENGT; encoded by the coding sequence ATGAACCATCTTACTACAGATTTAATTGAAGCACTAGCAAAAAAACAAGATATTGAAGAAGTTTTTCGCCGTCATCTAGAAGAAGCTATTAACCAATTACTAAAGCATGAATTAACTGTATTTCTGGATTACGAACCGTATGAACGCAAGGGAGTTCATTCAGGTAACTCTCGTAATGGGTTTTATGACCGTACTTTTAAGACGGAGTACGGTGAGCTACAACTTCGTATACCAAGGGATAGGAACGGAGAATTTCAACAACAAACAGTGGCTCCATATAAGCGTTCTAATGACACGCTGGAACAGTTTGTTATTCACCTTTATGAAAAGGGAATCACAACAGATGAAATCGCACATCTAATCGAACGAATGTACGGACATCATTACACCAAACAGACCGTATCTAACTTAACAAAATTGGTAGCAGAAGATGTACAAGCATTTCATGAACGTAAATTAGAAAACCGTTACGCATGCATTTACTTAGATGCTACTCAAATCCCTATCCGTCGTAACACGGTAGAGAAAGAGTCTGTATATATTGCAATTGGGATCACGGAAGACGGCATAAAAGAAGTATTAGACTTTACTATTGCACCAACAGAATCCGCACACGTATGGGAAGAATTGATGCAGGAACTATATCAGCGTGGTGTTGCAGACGTTCTGCTCTTCATCTCAGACGGTCTAACTGGCATGACAGATGCTATTCACCGTGTCTATCCTAAAGCAAAGCATCAGGTGTGCTGTGTCCATGTTGCCCGCAATATTGCTAAGAAGGTTCGTGTCAAAGACCGTGCAGAGATACTTAGTGACTTTAAAACGGTTTATCATGCCATAGACAAAAAAGAAGCCCTACAAGCGTTAGAACAGTTTCAAAGCAAATGGGAAAAGACATATCCACGTGTCATTGACGCAGTTGTAAAAAATGAACAATTATTAACATTTTATGAGTTCCCTGCCTCTATTCGACGGAGTATCTATTCGACAAATTTAATTGAAGCCTTCAATAAAGAAATAAAGAGATACGTCAAACGAAAAGAGCAGTTTCCAAACAAGGAGGCTTTAGAACGTTTTCTTGTCACGCGATTTCTAGAGTATAATCATAAATTCAGCATGCGCTGCCATCGAGGCTTTGATCAGGCAAAATCTGAATTAGTTGCCTTGTTCGAATCTCTGGAAAATGGGACTTAG
- a CDS encoding YhgE/Pip domain-containing protein → MKNSLRIFMTDIKKLSKNWVALIIIGGLIFLPSFYAWFNIKASWDPYGQTDQIPVGVVNEDEGATVRGESIDVGKDLVDTLQENKAMDWRFTDRKTAMEEVEYGNYFAVIVIPKDFSKQLGSVMEDNPEKANVEYYVNEKVNAIAPKITEKGASVIVEQISSQFISTVNGVIFDMFNQLGIELEKDLPDIKRFENYVFEMEEKLPEINDLLNQSLSDANQAQDIVNKAQNLIPNAQKVTDNGLTTIDNTTSFLKEAEDRLNKMAPQIETDLRKVKDVANKANNFLQDIQKVDVDFSGGKELANQINQQLDDGANRVGAVISSLEQLKQQNDQTDNNESEQGNSSNVNREQIDQVIKRLTTLQEALTNIKETNKEVIQFIDAKDKDVDQMVNDLQQVAENTSTNIDAFVKEYKASIEPTVMEEISRAKSTLSEARGILVDIQETIPEVERILGSTESNLGKGEDVLKQALGEFPYVNSKVNELADRIRSIKGDTDINEIIKLLQNDPEAEKGFFAEPVQLNQNKLFPMENYGTGMTPFYTALAIWVGGLLLISLLATDVHDQINYTERQMYFGRLYTFMGIGFLQTIIVTAGDLLLLGVDAAAPYWFMTFGIFISFIFMLIIYTVVSVFGDVGKAMAIVFLVLQIAGSGGTYPVVLLPEFFQMINPFLPFTYAIDLLRESVGGIVWERASKDILYLSFFGVAAIVLGAFFKPIINRHTNKLKKKSKESGLFH, encoded by the coding sequence ATGAAAAACAGCTTAAGAATATTTATGACAGATATAAAAAAATTGAGTAAGAACTGGGTAGCGCTCATTATCATTGGTGGGCTTATTTTCTTACCCTCTTTCTATGCATGGTTTAATATTAAGGCTTCTTGGGACCCTTATGGACAAACGGATCAGATCCCTGTTGGAGTAGTGAATGAAGATGAGGGCGCGACAGTGAGAGGGGAAAGCATTGACGTTGGGAAAGATCTTGTAGATACGCTTCAAGAAAATAAAGCAATGGATTGGCGATTTACAGATCGAAAGACGGCAATGGAAGAAGTGGAATACGGCAATTATTTTGCTGTTATTGTTATTCCTAAGGATTTTTCAAAACAACTGGGTAGCGTTATGGAAGACAATCCAGAAAAGGCAAACGTAGAATACTATGTGAATGAAAAAGTCAATGCGATTGCACCTAAAATTACGGAAAAAGGTGCCTCGGTTATTGTCGAGCAAATAAGTAGTCAATTTATTTCTACGGTCAATGGTGTAATCTTTGATATGTTTAACCAATTAGGTATTGAACTAGAGAAAGATTTACCTGATATTAAACGCTTTGAAAATTACGTATTTGAAATGGAAGAAAAGCTTCCGGAAATCAATGATTTGCTTAACCAATCATTATCTGACGCAAACCAGGCACAAGATATCGTTAACAAGGCACAAAACTTAATTCCTAATGCGCAAAAAGTAACCGATAATGGGTTAACAACCATTGATAATACGACGTCTTTTTTGAAAGAAGCAGAAGATCGATTAAATAAAATGGCTCCGCAAATTGAAACGGATTTACGTAAAGTGAAAGACGTTGCAAATAAAGCAAACAACTTTCTGCAAGATATACAGAAAGTGGATGTTGATTTTAGTGGTGGAAAAGAACTTGCTAATCAAATTAACCAACAGCTTGACGATGGCGCTAATAGAGTGGGGGCAGTGATCAGTTCGTTAGAGCAATTGAAGCAACAAAATGATCAAACGGATAACAACGAAAGTGAGCAAGGCAATAGCTCAAACGTGAATCGTGAACAAATTGATCAGGTTATTAAAAGACTGACGACATTACAAGAAGCCTTAACGAATATAAAAGAGACAAATAAAGAAGTTATCCAATTTATAGATGCGAAAGATAAAGATGTAGATCAAATGGTAAATGATTTGCAGCAAGTGGCTGAAAATACATCGACAAATATTGATGCTTTTGTTAAAGAATATAAAGCATCGATTGAACCCACAGTGATGGAGGAAATTAGTCGAGCAAAAAGTACGCTTTCAGAAGCCAGAGGGATCTTGGTAGATATTCAAGAGACAATACCAGAAGTAGAACGTATTCTTGGTAGTACAGAGAGTAATTTAGGGAAAGGAGAAGATGTTCTTAAGCAAGCCTTAGGTGAATTCCCATATGTGAATAGTAAGGTTAATGAGCTAGCGGACAGAATTCGTAGCATTAAAGGTGACACGGACATTAATGAAATTATTAAACTGTTGCAAAATGACCCAGAAGCTGAGAAAGGTTTCTTTGCGGAACCTGTTCAGCTAAATCAGAATAAGCTGTTCCCAATGGAGAATTATGGTACCGGTATGACACCATTTTATACAGCTTTGGCAATATGGGTTGGTGGGTTACTGCTCATTTCTTTACTAGCCACCGATGTGCACGACCAAATTAATTATACAGAACGACAAATGTATTTCGGACGGTTATATACATTTATGGGAATTGGTTTTTTACAAACGATTATTGTAACAGCAGGTGATTTACTCTTACTTGGAGTCGACGCGGCTGCGCCATATTGGTTTATGACGTTTGGGATATTTATTAGTTTTATTTTTATGCTTATTATTTATACGGTTGTTTCCGTGTTTGGTGATGTCGGAAAAGCAATGGCAATTGTATTTCTAGTTCTGCAAATTGCTGGATCGGGAGGAACCTATCCTGTTGTATTGTTACCAGAGTTTTTCCAAATGATTAATCCATTTCTTCCGTTTACCTACGCAATTGACTTATTACGAGAATCTGTTGGCGGTATTGTTTGGGAGAGAGCGAGCAAGGATATTTTATACCTCAGCTTTTTTGGGGTTGCAGCTATAGTACTAGGTGCGTTCTTTAAACCAATCATTAATCGGCATACAAATAAACTGAAGAAAAAATCCAAAGAATCTGGTTTATTTCACTAA
- a CDS encoding alpha/beta hydrolase, which yields MRKKRVLYISVSVIILLFIIDIIASFYFYHLAIARNQKDFLQGNEDLEVSAQALDEMLEGDWRDWVREQNFETWNMTSYDGLKLQGYYLPAKKETNKTVIFAHGYLGRGLDMGMFGQHYYEELGYNMFTADLRGHGESEGGYIGFGWHDRLDYVDWIHRVIEEQGEDAEIVLHGVSMGAATVLMASGEKLPNNVKAIVADSPYTSVYDMFAYQMDRMFHLPSFPLLPSTSAVTKVRAGYGLKEASAVEQVKKTDIPILFIHGSADTFVPTRMSEALYAQTNSDKELIIFDGAGHGEAFVTHKEDYIEKLHEFLHNRNL from the coding sequence TTGAGGAAAAAAAGAGTTTTGTATATAAGTGTTAGTGTCATTATTTTATTATTTATTATTGATATAATCGCTAGCTTCTATTTTTATCATTTAGCAATTGCACGTAATCAAAAGGATTTTTTGCAAGGAAATGAAGATCTTGAAGTTTCTGCGCAAGCGTTAGACGAAATGCTTGAAGGAGATTGGCGAGATTGGGTCCGTGAACAGAACTTTGAAACGTGGAATATGACATCTTATGACGGGCTAAAACTACAAGGCTATTATTTACCTGCAAAGAAAGAAACAAATAAAACAGTTATTTTCGCACATGGCTATTTAGGACGTGGCTTAGACATGGGGATGTTTGGTCAACACTACTATGAAGAACTTGGTTATAATATGTTTACAGCGGATTTAAGAGGTCATGGTGAAAGTGAAGGAGGTTATATTGGGTTCGGCTGGCATGATCGCCTGGATTACGTAGATTGGATTCATAGAGTAATTGAAGAACAAGGAGAAGATGCAGAAATTGTGTTACACGGGGTTTCTATGGGGGCTGCGACTGTATTAATGGCAAGCGGTGAGAAACTCCCTAATAATGTAAAAGCAATTGTAGCAGATAGTCCTTATACGAGTGTGTATGACATGTTTGCTTACCAAATGGATCGAATGTTCCATTTACCTTCATTTCCGCTGTTACCTAGTACAAGTGCGGTGACGAAAGTACGTGCAGGGTATGGTTTAAAAGAAGCTTCCGCAGTAGAACAAGTGAAAAAAACAGACATACCTATTTTGTTTATTCATGGGAGTGCAGATACATTTGTACCTACTCGTATGAGTGAAGCGTTATATGCGCAGACAAATAGTGATAAAGAATTGATTATATTCGATGGGGCAGGGCATGGTGAAGCTTTTGTTACGCATAAAGAAGATTATATAGAAAAGTTACATGAGTTTTTACACAATAGGAATTTATAA
- a CDS encoding carbamoyl phosphate synthase small subunit: MTKGQLVLETGEVFSGEWIGYRGECVGEVVFNTSMTGYQEMLTDPSYAGQIITLTYPIIGTYGINQEDSESNHLQVAGVIMNDLCEEPNHFQSQATVTEILKKHRISGLKNVDTRSLVVAIRKHGTIKGKLVLEKPFPDYKHEFILSDAKKLVQQVAVTSMVQTGAGSCHIVIVDFGYKKSMVHFLVNEGCKVTIVPYHYDIETIKALNPDGILISNGPGNPSELQIYFPKIRAVAESFPTLGICLGHQLIALAYGAKTEKLPFGHRGANHPVKDLQTGKINITAQNHGYVVNRESVNESVFQLTFQHVHDNSVEGMKHKQLPITTVQFHPEAHPGPRDTTYILTDFVQQVKQLKEEYLWEKV; encoded by the coding sequence ATGACAAAGGGACAGCTCGTTTTAGAAACTGGGGAGGTATTTTCTGGAGAATGGATAGGGTATAGAGGAGAGTGTGTAGGTGAGGTCGTGTTTAATACGAGTATGACAGGTTATCAGGAAATGTTGACAGACCCATCCTATGCTGGGCAAATTATTACACTAACCTACCCTATAATTGGGACTTATGGAATAAATCAGGAAGATTCAGAAAGCAATCATCTCCAAGTAGCAGGTGTTATTATGAATGACCTTTGTGAAGAACCAAACCATTTTCAATCGCAGGCAACTGTAACGGAGATATTAAAGAAACATCGTATTTCAGGATTAAAAAATGTGGATACGAGATCACTAGTTGTTGCTATTAGGAAACATGGAACGATAAAAGGGAAGCTGGTGTTAGAGAAACCTTTTCCAGACTATAAACATGAATTTATTTTGTCGGATGCAAAAAAGCTCGTTCAACAAGTAGCTGTAACATCTATGGTGCAAACAGGTGCAGGTAGTTGTCATATTGTCATCGTTGATTTTGGTTATAAAAAATCGATGGTACATTTCCTTGTGAATGAAGGATGTAAAGTAACAATTGTACCTTATCATTATGATATTGAAACAATTAAAGCACTAAACCCAGACGGCATTTTGATTAGTAATGGTCCAGGAAATCCTAGTGAGCTACAAATTTATTTTCCGAAAATTAGAGCAGTTGCTGAATCCTTTCCAACACTGGGAATTTGTTTAGGGCACCAACTTATTGCCTTAGCATATGGTGCGAAAACAGAAAAATTGCCATTTGGACATAGGGGAGCAAATCATCCAGTAAAAGATTTACAAACAGGAAAAATAAATATAACTGCGCAAAATCATGGATATGTAGTAAATAGAGAAAGTGTTAACGAATCTGTTTTTCAACTTACTTTCCAACATGTTCATGACAATTCTGTCGAAGGGATGAAACATAAGCAATTGCCAATTACGACGGTGCAATTTCATCCAGAAGCTCATCCAGGTCCAAGGGATACGACATACATTTTGACTGATTTTGTTCAACAGGTCAAACAGTTAAAGGAAGAATACTTATGGGAAAAAGTTTAA